A region of Acidisarcina sp. DNA encodes the following proteins:
- a CDS encoding response regulator, with product MSDICALIVDDSSVMRKIVERGLRQAGLALTTVLEASCGTEGLEVLRNHRVDLILSDINMPKMDGLEFVRLLREQDLAPGAPVVMITTESSEEHVRQALLAGAQGYIRKPFTAEQVKDRVLPLLESA from the coding sequence ATGAGTGATATTTGTGCCCTGATCGTCGACGATTCTTCGGTCATGCGGAAGATTGTGGAGCGCGGTCTTCGCCAGGCGGGTCTTGCGCTGACGACCGTGCTGGAGGCCTCTTGCGGAACGGAAGGGCTGGAGGTTCTGCGGAATCATCGGGTGGATCTGATCCTCTCTGACATCAACATGCCCAAGATGGATGGGCTGGAGTTTGTTCGTCTGCTGCGCGAACAGGATCTCGCTCCCGGCGCGCCGGTGGTGATGATTACGACCGAGAGCAGCGAGGAGCATGTACGGCAGGCGCTGCTGGCCGGAGCGCAGGGGTATATTCGCAAACCATTCACCGCGGAGCAGGTCAAGGACCGCGTGCTGCCTTTGCTGGAATCGGCATAA
- a CDS encoding flagella basal body P-ring formation protein FlgA, which yields MPESNPSSTPALALLPVLCLLVVAPRSSQAACQPAAGMQRGDSSVVRSIEDPALGKSWGLLKDCAHPGGPGRLVALAPPTAGAAKAGQGNATVAVAKREPVEIHAGETIALVEETSVVHLALQAIALESGAKGTRIKVRLVGGGSVLTAAVLGPGQAGLIPGIEPFAKTNEVLP from the coding sequence ATGCCTGAGTCCAATCCCTCTTCGACGCCGGCTCTCGCGCTGCTTCCGGTTCTGTGCCTGCTCGTCGTGGCTCCGCGGTCTTCGCAGGCCGCGTGCCAGCCGGCGGCGGGCATGCAGCGTGGAGATAGCAGCGTGGTGCGTTCCATTGAAGATCCCGCGCTGGGGAAGAGTTGGGGGCTGCTGAAGGATTGTGCCCATCCCGGTGGGCCGGGCAGGCTGGTCGCCCTGGCCCCGCCGACGGCAGGCGCAGCGAAAGCAGGACAGGGAAATGCCACAGTAGCGGTGGCAAAAAGAGAACCAGTCGAGATCCATGCGGGCGAAACCATTGCGTTAGTCGAGGAGACCTCAGTGGTACATCTGGCGCTGCAGGCGATTGCACTCGAATCCGGCGCCAAGGGCACGCGAATCAAGGTGCGTCTGGTGGGGGGAGGCAGCGTGCTGACGGCCGCTGTGCTGGGACCAGGCCAGGCCGGACTCATCCCTGGGATCGAACCCTTTGCAAAGACGAATGAGGTTTTGCCATGA
- the flgG gene encoding flagellar basal-body rod protein FlgG has product MIRALYTAASGMSAQQMNLDTIANNLANSSTAGFRQRRLQFQDMIYQNLVTPGAAQSQQTVSAGLQVGLGTRSSATEVIMTQGELNNTSNPLDIAITGHGFFQVLRPDGTLAYTRAGAFHLNNQGTLVTSDGDPVQPNITIPQNATAVTITQYGVVNATIPGQTNPQQLGQIQLATFVNPGGLNSIGSNLLQATLSSGDPVLANPGGIEGLGTLQQGYLENSNVDVVSEFVQMVLAQRAYESNSKVIRAADDMYSQVNNMAR; this is encoded by the coding sequence ATGATTCGAGCCCTATATACAGCGGCGAGCGGGATGAGCGCCCAGCAGATGAACCTGGATACGATCGCCAACAATCTCGCCAACTCTTCCACTGCCGGCTTCCGCCAGCGCCGTTTGCAGTTTCAAGACATGATTTATCAAAACCTGGTAACGCCGGGTGCCGCGCAGAGCCAGCAGACCGTCTCTGCCGGATTGCAGGTTGGCCTCGGGACCAGATCGTCGGCGACCGAGGTCATCATGACGCAGGGTGAGCTGAACAATACCAGCAATCCCCTGGACATCGCGATTACCGGGCATGGATTCTTCCAGGTTCTCCGTCCAGACGGCACGCTCGCGTATACCCGCGCCGGTGCCTTTCATCTGAACAACCAGGGAACGCTGGTGACCTCCGATGGAGATCCGGTGCAGCCGAACATCACCATTCCTCAGAACGCGACTGCCGTAACCATTACGCAGTACGGAGTGGTGAATGCCACCATTCCCGGGCAGACAAATCCGCAGCAGCTCGGCCAGATTCAGCTCGCGACCTTTGTGAACCCAGGGGGCCTGAACAGCATTGGATCGAATCTGCTGCAGGCAACGCTCTCTTCTGGAGACCCTGTGCTGGCAAACCCAGGAGGCATCGAGGGGCTGGGAACGCTGCAGCAGGGATATCTGGAAAATTCGAATGTTGATGTCGTGAGTGAATTCGTGCAGATGGTGCTGGCGCAGCGCGCCTATGAGAGCAATTCAAAGGTGATCCGCGCGGCCGACGACATGTATAGCCAAGTCAACAATATGGCGAGGTAA
- the flgM gene encoding flagellar biosynthesis anti-sigma factor FlgM: MNINDRFQSLQHILGNEAVSPAGRKGAKVSTLSREKVGLAADEAHVSSAASLATQAAAASDVRMEKVTAIQQALAAGTYKVSNSEVAASLIDSMLQR; the protein is encoded by the coding sequence ATGAACATTAACGATCGATTCCAAAGTCTGCAACACATTCTCGGTAATGAGGCGGTTTCTCCGGCAGGGCGGAAGGGCGCCAAGGTCTCCACGTTGTCTCGCGAAAAGGTTGGTCTTGCGGCAGATGAAGCACACGTAAGTTCCGCCGCCAGCCTGGCAACACAAGCGGCAGCAGCTTCGGATGTGCGAATGGAGAAGGTGACCGCCATTCAGCAGGCCCTGGCTGCGGGAACGTACAAGGTGAGCAACTCCGAGGTAGCCGCCAGCCTGATCGATTCCATGCTGCAGCGATAG
- a CDS encoding flagellar basal body L-ring protein FlgH: MRAFLVTVTVLFFVQPMAIAGHNILRPSTKPTPPDVALTAYIERVRAESAAEVRTPGSIWCPNGRMTRLSSDMKAVHLHDVVSIIVSENLAASTDGAVKNSRGSSASSSISGLLGKVSSSNALQNLINQNSASALNAQGQSVTNSSLSTTLGGEVMDVLPNGMLVVQAVRQATFNQQTQLIRMRGLIRPEDISPNNQVLSTAITDLELEVVGKGIINDYTYRPNVIVRLFQRLLIF; encoded by the coding sequence ATGAGAGCTTTTCTTGTAACTGTGACGGTTTTATTTTTCGTACAGCCGATGGCAATTGCCGGACACAACATTCTGCGGCCCAGTACGAAGCCGACGCCCCCCGACGTTGCATTGACCGCATACATTGAAAGGGTACGTGCCGAGAGTGCGGCGGAGGTGAGAACGCCCGGCTCGATCTGGTGCCCGAATGGCCGTATGACGCGCCTCTCGAGCGATATGAAGGCGGTTCACCTCCATGATGTTGTTTCGATTATTGTCTCGGAAAATCTGGCCGCATCCACCGATGGAGCCGTGAAGAACTCCCGCGGATCGAGTGCGAGCTCGTCGATCTCGGGATTACTCGGCAAGGTGTCGTCTTCGAATGCCCTGCAGAACCTGATCAATCAGAACTCGGCATCTGCGCTCAATGCGCAAGGGCAGAGCGTCACCAACTCCAGCCTGAGCACGACTCTCGGGGGCGAAGTGATGGATGTGCTGCCGAATGGAATGCTGGTGGTCCAGGCGGTTCGCCAGGCGACCTTCAACCAACAGACGCAGTTGATCCGTATGCGCGGGCTGATACGGCCCGAGGACATCAGCCCGAATAACCAGGTGCTCTCGACGGCCATCACCGATCTGGAACTTGAGGTCGTCGGCAAGGGCATCATCAACGACTACACCTACCGCCCAAACGTGATCGTCAGGCTTTTTCAGCGGTTACTGATCTTCTAG
- a CDS encoding flagellar hook basal-body protein encodes MDSGYYAAYSGLLARSEALDSAASNLSNANTTGFRAEREYFRGAVMGPHALESQLNRTVNDFGVLGGNQLSLSQGALTNTGNALDLAIEGQGFFAIQTKTGIRYTRDGAFLRATNGTLTTLAGEAVMSAQGKPLLLPPGEISIGSDGAVSVAGGVAGQIGVYSFANVTDLTPEGTNRYVAAQSAKPVLSKASLHQGALESSNQDVIQGSLQMILVQRQAEMMQKALSIFHTDFDKTASEDLPRV; translated from the coding sequence TTGGACAGTGGCTACTACGCAGCGTATTCGGGTCTCTTGGCGCGCAGTGAGGCGCTTGACTCCGCAGCCAGTAATCTTTCAAACGCCAATACCACCGGCTTCCGCGCCGAGCGGGAATATTTTCGCGGCGCGGTGATGGGCCCGCATGCTCTCGAATCGCAATTGAACCGGACGGTGAACGACTTTGGCGTTCTCGGCGGCAACCAGTTGAGCCTGTCGCAGGGTGCGCTCACCAATACCGGGAATGCGCTCGATCTGGCGATCGAAGGGCAGGGATTCTTTGCGATCCAAACCAAGACAGGAATTCGATATACGCGCGATGGGGCCTTCCTTCGCGCCACCAATGGAACCCTGACGACCTTGGCGGGAGAGGCGGTGATGTCCGCGCAGGGCAAGCCTCTGCTGCTGCCTCCCGGAGAGATCAGCATCGGCTCCGATGGCGCTGTCTCTGTCGCCGGCGGGGTAGCCGGGCAGATCGGCGTCTATTCCTTCGCCAATGTGACGGATCTGACGCCGGAGGGCACGAATCGCTACGTGGCGGCTCAGAGTGCGAAGCCTGTTTTGTCGAAGGCGAGTCTGCATCAGGGGGCGCTGGAGTCTTCGAATCAGGATGTGATTCAGGGCAGCCTGCAGATGATTCTTGTGCAGCGGCAGGCGGAGATGATGCAGAAGGCGCTCTCCATCTTTCATACGGATTTCGACAAGACGGCGAGTGAAGATCTGCCGCGCGTCTAG
- a CDS encoding chemotaxis protein CheX, translated as MPEVKENVQLLALDEAVEEVFRVMMNVACEPVESSSEPASLTGEIMTAVVGMAGVLSGTFVLRMEEAVALGMAELLTGMEFSEIDGTVNDALGEVCNMLVGAWKGKTPALASACMLSVPTIVSGTSYHIYTHRAPLHLERSFAFQGRRFWVSILGDSALE; from the coding sequence ATGCCTGAGGTGAAGGAGAACGTGCAGTTGCTGGCGCTGGACGAGGCGGTCGAAGAGGTTTTTCGCGTGATGATGAACGTTGCGTGCGAGCCGGTGGAATCGAGTTCGGAACCGGCTTCGCTGACCGGTGAGATCATGACCGCTGTCGTCGGAATGGCGGGAGTGTTGAGTGGAACGTTTGTCCTGCGCATGGAGGAGGCGGTGGCGCTGGGCATGGCGGAACTTCTGACGGGAATGGAGTTTAGCGAAATCGACGGCACGGTGAACGATGCACTCGGAGAGGTGTGCAACATGCTCGTGGGTGCATGGAAGGGAAAGACTCCAGCGCTGGCGTCAGCCTGCATGCTCTCCGTGCCTACAATCGTCAGCGGAACCAGCTATCACATCTACACGCATCGGGCACCTCTGCATCTGGAGCGGAGCTTTGCTTTTCAGGGCAGGCGCTTCTGGGTGAGCATCCTGGGTGACTCGGCGCTGGAATAG
- a CDS encoding FliA/WhiG family RNA polymerase sigma factor — protein MTYMNMKHGNYAEGVEAAMGASPAGVLPPALRSSANPTTPERASEAACAQVYSGGAGKEAEEAATQEDWLLVEHLPIVRFLARRIHERLPQHVELEDLVSAGMVGLLDALNKFDPAKKVQFRSYAQFRIRGAILDSLRTLDWGPRDLRRKGRAVEEAIRSLTMQLGKAPTEQDVAGEMHMELGEYQQLLGELKGLEIGTLHVERSEDSGEEELAYIPSKPEEDPLFRCLRGEMQQRLADSIGELPERERLVMTLYYYEEMTMKEIGLTLGVVESRVSQIHASAVLHLRAMLADLASATARQSMGQAKKSGRTAARAR, from the coding sequence ATGACGTACATGAACATGAAGCACGGGAACTATGCTGAGGGCGTCGAAGCGGCGATGGGGGCTTCTCCTGCAGGAGTCTTGCCGCCAGCGTTGCGTTCCTCGGCAAACCCCACAACTCCCGAGAGGGCGTCGGAGGCTGCCTGTGCCCAGGTCTACAGCGGCGGGGCAGGTAAGGAAGCCGAAGAGGCCGCCACGCAGGAGGACTGGCTGCTGGTCGAGCATCTGCCGATCGTCCGCTTTCTGGCGCGGCGCATTCACGAGCGGCTGCCGCAGCATGTGGAGTTGGAGGATCTGGTCAGCGCCGGCATGGTTGGACTGTTGGATGCTCTCAACAAATTCGATCCGGCCAAGAAGGTGCAGTTTCGCAGCTATGCTCAGTTCCGCATTCGCGGCGCGATCCTCGACAGCCTGCGCACACTAGATTGGGGTCCGCGCGATCTTCGCCGCAAGGGCAGGGCGGTGGAGGAGGCCATCCGTTCGCTGACGATGCAATTGGGCAAGGCTCCCACGGAGCAGGATGTCGCCGGCGAGATGCATATGGAGCTGGGAGAGTATCAGCAATTGCTCGGGGAGCTGAAGGGACTTGAGATCGGCACCCTGCACGTGGAGCGCTCCGAGGATTCAGGCGAAGAAGAGCTCGCGTATATTCCGTCGAAGCCGGAGGAGGATCCGCTCTTCCGCTGCCTGCGGGGCGAGATGCAGCAGAGGCTTGCCGACTCCATTGGCGAGCTGCCGGAGCGGGAGCGGCTGGTGATGACTCTCTATTACTACGAGGAGATGACGATGAAGGAGATTGGCCTGACGCTGGGAGTGGTCGAATCGCGGGTCTCGCAGATTCACGCCTCGGCGGTGCTTCATCTGCGGGCGATGCTTGCCGATCTGGCCTCGGCCACTGCCAGGCAATCTATGGGTCAGGCGAAGAAGAGCGGCCGCACCGCAGCCAGAGCGCGGTAG
- a CDS encoding flagellar basal body P-ring protein FlgI yields MTFSNAVFSIPVRGIPPRRRAIALLSLVALLLAVTPSAEVRAAEVRVKLARVKDVATIEGIRDNQLIGYGIVVGLRGTGDSSQTYFPMQTLISTLQRMGVTLPQSSSSSSMRVQNMAAVFVAATLPPFSRPGSKLDITVSSAGDARTLEGGLLLMTPLYGPDGQIYAEAQGPLVIGGYSAGANGNSRQLNHPTTGRVPSGGIVERPVPLDLKQLHGLSLLLNDADFRTAESMAGAINRELARPLAHAVDSRRIDLAIASTEDIPEVLARVEAVNVQVYPRAKVVVNERTGTVVIGGDVRLQPVSILHGGLAVNVTSDFEVSQPNPFSGGTTQVVQQTTVQAQDKPVNRIELKQGATVDDLVQSLQQIGASARDVISILQAMKEAGALEAELEVL; encoded by the coding sequence GTGACTTTCTCAAACGCAGTTTTTTCTATTCCGGTTCGGGGAATCCCGCCACGCCGGCGGGCGATTGCATTGCTGTCGCTCGTTGCGCTCCTGCTCGCCGTGACGCCGTCCGCGGAAGTTCGCGCCGCTGAGGTGCGAGTGAAGCTGGCACGCGTGAAGGACGTAGCGACTATCGAGGGAATCCGCGATAACCAGTTGATCGGCTATGGAATCGTGGTTGGCTTGCGGGGCACCGGGGACAGCTCGCAAACCTACTTTCCCATGCAGACACTGATCTCAACCTTGCAGAGGATGGGAGTGACGCTGCCGCAATCCTCCAGTTCGTCTTCCATGCGCGTGCAGAATATGGCAGCGGTTTTTGTTGCCGCAACGCTGCCGCCCTTCAGCCGTCCGGGGAGCAAGCTGGATATCACCGTCTCTTCGGCAGGGGACGCGCGCACGCTTGAAGGAGGGCTGCTGCTGATGACGCCGCTCTATGGTCCCGATGGGCAGATCTATGCCGAGGCCCAGGGACCGCTTGTGATCGGCGGATACTCGGCGGGTGCGAACGGAAATTCCCGGCAATTGAACCATCCCACAACCGGACGTGTGCCCTCCGGTGGAATCGTGGAGCGTCCCGTACCGCTCGATCTGAAGCAGCTCCATGGCCTTTCGCTGCTGCTGAACGATGCGGATTTCCGCACTGCGGAGAGCATGGCCGGCGCCATCAACCGGGAGCTGGCCCGCCCCCTGGCGCATGCCGTTGATAGCCGCAGAATCGATCTGGCCATTGCCTCCACGGAAGATATCCCCGAAGTGCTGGCGAGAGTGGAGGCCGTGAATGTGCAGGTGTATCCGCGCGCCAAGGTCGTTGTCAACGAGAGAACCGGCACGGTGGTGATCGGCGGAGATGTACGGCTGCAGCCGGTATCGATCCTTCACGGCGGCCTCGCGGTCAACGTGACCAGTGATTTTGAGGTGTCGCAGCCAAACCCGTTCTCGGGAGGCACGACCCAGGTGGTGCAACAGACGACGGTGCAGGCGCAGGACAAGCCGGTCAACCGGATAGAGCTGAAGCAGGGTGCCACGGTGGACGATCTGGTGCAAAGTCTGCAGCAGATAGGGGCCTCGGCCCGCGACGTCATCTCCATCCTGCAGGCGATGAAGGAAGCTGGCGCACTGGAAGCGGAACTGGAGGTATTGTGA
- the flgK gene encoding flagellar hook-associated protein FlgK, with the protein MGTLNTAWNIATGALAADQSALNVVANNTSNANTPGYTREAAIWQENDPVHLSGLSYGMGVSFTGSVSQRDRVLEQRLQQQTQVTAAGSARLAALNNVEGIFSQSGSSASSSGIASAISGFYNSMAQLESGPSDTSLRQQVLSAANTLAQSIQNAAASLGQQRSSLDNQASSLLSQVNSLSQSIASLNRQIESGSPSTDAGVLEDQRQQDLLQLSQLIGIHTIPTEGNGLTVTTTSGAVLVAKDVAVPLTASSSGGVTHFYSGTTDITSQLVAGGGQLGGMLAVRDLDIPNLQSSLDQLAYGIATKINSMNSGGYDATGAAGGNIFAPPAAVTGAALNMSVVLTDPSGIAAATSSGAATDNSNAINMADPMNSTIAPGQTATSFYSSFVTVFGSNVAASSTQNTAQQASLTQLQNQRNALSTVDLNEEAAAMSNLERSFQAASKVFSILNSVMASALNLGEQSTVS; encoded by the coding sequence ATGGGAACGTTGAATACAGCCTGGAATATCGCGACCGGAGCCTTGGCGGCGGATCAATCGGCGCTCAATGTTGTAGCCAACAATACCTCCAACGCGAACACGCCGGGCTATACCCGCGAAGCTGCAATCTGGCAGGAGAACGATCCCGTGCATCTGAGCGGGCTCAGCTATGGCATGGGAGTCTCGTTCACCGGCTCTGTTTCGCAGCGTGACCGCGTGCTGGAGCAGCGCCTGCAACAGCAGACACAGGTGACGGCAGCAGGCAGTGCGCGGCTTGCCGCTCTGAATAACGTCGAGGGAATCTTCAGCCAGAGTGGGTCGAGCGCATCCTCGAGCGGAATCGCTTCGGCGATCAGCGGCTTTTACAATTCCATGGCGCAGCTCGAGAGCGGTCCAAGCGACACGTCGCTGCGCCAGCAGGTGCTGAGTGCAGCCAATACGCTGGCGCAGTCGATTCAGAACGCGGCTGCCAGCCTGGGTCAGCAACGATCCTCGCTCGACAATCAGGCCAGCTCTCTGCTTAGCCAGGTGAACTCGCTCAGTCAGTCGATCGCTTCCCTGAACCGGCAGATCGAGTCGGGCTCTCCTTCCACCGATGCGGGAGTGCTGGAGGATCAGAGACAGCAGGATCTGCTGCAATTGTCGCAGTTGATCGGCATCCATACGATACCCACCGAGGGCAATGGCCTGACGGTGACCACTACCTCAGGCGCGGTGCTGGTGGCCAAGGATGTAGCGGTCCCGTTGACGGCCTCCTCCTCCGGCGGCGTGACCCATTTCTACTCTGGCACGACGGATATTACCTCGCAGCTTGTTGCAGGGGGCGGTCAACTCGGCGGCATGCTCGCGGTGAGGGACCTGGATATTCCAAATTTGCAAAGCTCGCTGGATCAGCTCGCCTATGGCATCGCAACCAAGATCAATTCGATGAACAGCGGCGGCTATGATGCGACAGGAGCCGCGGGGGGCAATATCTTCGCCCCGCCGGCGGCTGTAACCGGAGCCGCGCTGAATATGTCGGTGGTTTTGACCGATCCGAGCGGTATAGCTGCGGCAACGTCGAGTGGGGCAGCTACGGATAATTCGAATGCCATCAATATGGCCGATCCGATGAATTCAACGATCGCGCCCGGGCAGACGGCGACCAGCTTCTACTCCTCCTTTGTGACTGTCTTTGGCAGCAACGTAGCTGCTAGCAGCACGCAGAACACTGCGCAGCAGGCATCGCTGACGCAACTCCAGAACCAGCGGAATGCGCTGTCGACGGTGGACTTGAACGAGGAGGCCGCTGCCATGAGCAATCTGGAGCGATCCTTTCAGGCGGCGTCGAAGGTATTTTCCATCCTGAACTCGGTGATGGCCTCGGCGCTGAACCTTGGAGAGCAGAGCACGGTAAGCTAG
- a CDS encoding FliM/FliN family flagellar motor switch protein yields MEKVLKQDEIDALFQAANLRKTAARVDAGSKLQGYNFSRAGQISNEQMRAISMLNDMFARNLTHNLGVWLRSSFQVNLVSAEQLPFNEFLMRIPEVAYVGSVRLEPLGALSVLQLDLALAPPMIDLLLGGEGRPGAIRELTDIEESILGSVVEVICRELSSAWQPVGLSFNFEKRQMQTQIARIMPVTEKTLCLSFEIRMPESSGLLNLAFPAVVSNTILRRLIGDWGKQRRHSAETRQRIRERCAMIRFGAALQLPPVRISARDLDNLEPGRIVQFRLPSNRPGELRVAGVPLFEAHPVSHEEHRGAHLTALLAEPLLRPLP; encoded by the coding sequence ATGGAAAAAGTACTCAAGCAGGACGAAATCGACGCGCTCTTCCAGGCGGCAAACCTCCGCAAGACAGCCGCCAGGGTGGATGCAGGTTCGAAGCTTCAGGGATACAACTTCTCCCGCGCAGGGCAGATCAGCAACGAGCAGATGCGCGCCATCAGCATGCTCAACGACATGTTCGCGCGCAACCTCACGCACAATCTCGGGGTGTGGCTGCGCAGCAGCTTTCAGGTGAACCTGGTTTCGGCTGAGCAGTTGCCCTTCAATGAATTTCTGATGCGGATTCCCGAGGTGGCCTATGTTGGCTCTGTGCGCCTGGAGCCGCTGGGAGCGCTCTCGGTGCTGCAACTCGATCTGGCCCTTGCGCCTCCGATGATCGATCTGCTGCTGGGCGGCGAAGGCAGGCCGGGAGCCATACGGGAGCTGACCGATATCGAGGAATCCATTCTCGGCAGCGTGGTTGAGGTCATCTGCCGCGAATTGAGTTCTGCATGGCAGCCGGTAGGTCTGAGCTTCAATTTTGAGAAGCGTCAGATGCAGACGCAGATTGCCCGCATTATGCCGGTGACGGAGAAGACTCTTTGTCTGAGCTTTGAAATCCGCATGCCGGAGTCGAGCGGACTGCTCAATCTCGCATTTCCAGCAGTGGTCTCGAATACGATTCTGCGACGCCTGATTGGCGATTGGGGCAAACAGAGGAGACACTCCGCCGAGACCCGCCAACGGATTCGCGAACGATGTGCCATGATCCGCTTCGGCGCTGCGCTGCAGCTTCCGCCGGTGCGGATCTCCGCCCGCGACCTCGACAACCTGGAGCCGGGCAGGATCGTCCAGTTTCGGCTGCCTTCCAATCGACCCGGGGAGCTGCGGGTGGCAGGGGTCCCACTCTTTGAAGCGCATCCCGTGAGCCACGAGGAGCATCGGGGAGCGCACCTGACAGCTCTTCTCGCAGAACCTCTGCTGAGGCCGCTTCCATGA
- a CDS encoding FliM/FliN family flagellar motor switch protein: MTPFLDSWSELAAPILSQALEAKVVLAPQAAVPPGATFVVFGAAVSGAMEGRFLVKLEKQALESLPRLGADAVLTLWPELFERIATAVADQYSSRLGRELMARATEEPDTGSAEGVPFLLTVGEQPVPLLLVDATRLLPLEAAPSQPPSRSREKQASAAGDGAPRPSQRSGGERAAGGRMDLLLDVELEASLRFGSREMPLSAVMELGPGDVVQLDRHVADPVDLIVGDKIVARGEVVLVNGNFGLRITEVSEPQKRLESIRCLF, encoded by the coding sequence ATGACACCCTTTCTCGATAGCTGGTCCGAGCTTGCCGCTCCCATCCTTTCCCAGGCCCTGGAAGCCAAGGTCGTACTGGCACCGCAGGCCGCGGTGCCTCCAGGGGCAACTTTCGTCGTCTTTGGCGCAGCGGTAAGCGGCGCGATGGAGGGCCGCTTTCTCGTCAAGTTGGAGAAGCAGGCACTCGAATCGCTGCCCAGGCTTGGTGCCGATGCGGTGCTGACCCTGTGGCCGGAGCTCTTCGAACGGATCGCAACAGCGGTGGCCGATCAATACTCCAGCCGACTGGGCAGGGAACTGATGGCGCGCGCGACCGAGGAGCCGGACACTGGCTCGGCGGAGGGCGTGCCGTTCCTGCTCACAGTGGGCGAGCAGCCGGTTCCGTTATTACTGGTCGACGCCACTCGGCTCTTGCCACTCGAGGCCGCGCCAAGCCAGCCGCCTTCGCGGAGCCGCGAAAAGCAGGCCAGCGCAGCGGGAGATGGCGCACCCCGGCCATCGCAGCGGAGCGGGGGAGAGCGGGCCGCAGGAGGTCGCATGGATCTGCTGCTCGATGTGGAGCTCGAAGCTTCGCTGCGCTTCGGATCCCGCGAGATGCCGCTGAGCGCGGTGATGGAGCTGGGGCCGGGCGATGTTGTGCAACTGGATCGCCACGTGGCCGATCCGGTGGACCTGATCGTAGGCGACAAGATCGTGGCCCGTGGAGAGGTGGTGCTGGTGAATGGCAACTTTGGATTGCGGATCACGGAGGTTTCCGAGCCGCAGAAGCGTCTGGAGAGTATTCGATGCCTCTTTTAG